A window of Costertonia aggregata contains these coding sequences:
- a CDS encoding quinol:cytochrome C oxidoreductase: MYTISNRLKIGSIILMVVGAIGIAWGFLAAPSTEAEAMEMISAHGNGHGGDHGGSVPHLDKGEGVAHGTVIEKSGSHAEDGVHVDEGHAMLHEEHVLHQLQNKPWAALYVAAFFFFMIALGVLAFYAIQRAAQAGWSPLLFRVMEGITAYLVPGGIAVFVILVLSVLHMNHLFVWMDPEVVAHDALLQGKAGYLDPTFFLIRAAIFLAGWILYREYSRKLSLAQDESDDNSNFKKNFRASAGFLVFYLISESMMSWDWIMSVDPHWFSTLFGWYIFASMFVSGITVIAMITIYLKSKGYLPEVNDSHIHDLAKFMFGISIFWTYLWFSQFMLIWYSNIPEEVTYYVTRIADYNLPFFGMVALNFVFPLLLLMNSDYKRINWFVVMTGVVILVGHYMDIFNAIMPATVGDQWFIGIPEIGAILFFAGAFIFWVFKALASAPLQPKRNPFIEESKHFHY; this comes from the coding sequence ATGTACACGATTTCAAATAGATTGAAAATTGGTTCCATTATTTTAATGGTCGTAGGTGCAATAGGCATTGCATGGGGTTTTCTAGCTGCGCCGAGCACTGAAGCAGAGGCTATGGAAATGATTTCTGCACATGGCAATGGCCACGGTGGTGATCATGGTGGGTCAGTACCACATTTGGATAAAGGTGAGGGGGTAGCCCATGGCACGGTAATTGAAAAGTCAGGAAGCCATGCCGAAGATGGGGTACATGTAGACGAAGGCCATGCTATGTTGCACGAAGAGCATGTGCTACATCAATTACAGAACAAGCCCTGGGCAGCATTATATGTTGCAGCCTTCTTTTTCTTTATGATAGCACTTGGTGTGTTGGCATTTTATGCTATACAGCGTGCGGCACAAGCAGGTTGGTCCCCCTTATTGTTTAGGGTAATGGAGGGTATTACAGCCTATCTGGTTCCAGGGGGTATCGCTGTTTTTGTGATTTTGGTATTATCGGTTCTACATATGAACCACCTTTTTGTGTGGATGGACCCAGAAGTAGTTGCCCATGATGCTTTATTACAGGGAAAAGCAGGATATTTGGACCCAACTTTCTTTTTGATTCGTGCGGCCATATTCCTAGCCGGTTGGATTTTATATCGTGAATATTCCAGAAAGCTTTCCTTGGCTCAAGATGAGTCCGATGACAATAGCAACTTCAAGAAAAATTTCAGGGCATCTGCAGGTTTCCTGGTGTTTTATTTGATTTCAGAGTCGATGATGTCCTGGGATTGGATCATGAGTGTTGACCCGCACTGGTTCAGTACTCTGTTTGGGTGGTACATTTTTGCGAGTATGTTCGTATCCGGTATCACGGTAATCGCTATGATAACCATTTATTTAAAATCAAAGGGATATCTACCAGAAGTAAACGATAGCCATATTCATGATTTGGCTAAATTTATGTTCGGTATCAGTATATTTTGGACATACTTGTGGTTCTCCCAGTTCATGTTAATATGGTACTCTAACATTCCCGAGGAGGTTACGTATTACGTTACAAGAATCGCCGACTATAATTTACCGTTCTTCGGAATGGTTGCCTTGAATTTCGTTTTTCCATTGTTGCTACTGATGAACAGCGACTATAAACGTATAAATTGGTTTGTTGTAATGACTGGTGTTGTTATCCTTGTAGGGCATTATATGGATATATTCAATGCTATCATGCCCGCAACGGTAGGAGATCAATGGTTTATCGGTATCCCAGAAATCGGGGCTATATTGTTTTTTGCCGGTGCATTTATATTTTGGGTATTCAAAGCGTTGGCTTCGGCACCCTTGCAACCTAAGAGAAACCCATTTATTGAAGAAAGTAAACACTTTCATTATTAA
- a CDS encoding c-type cytochrome — protein MNSFRKVVLVFALVIFVASCSDQNSRNYQYMPNMYESVGYETYQEVDFLPNGSEAMKPVEGTISRGWMPYDFENTLEGKDLARVDVSPLDSIQKEENLAEGMQLYTIYCAICHGDKGNGQGWLVKQEKILGVPSYDDVARNITVGSTYHTIYYGLNSMGSYASQMNNDEMWKVSEYVMQLKQELQK, from the coding sequence ATGAACAGTTTTAGAAAAGTAGTATTGGTATTCGCCTTGGTTATTTTTGTAGCGTCTTGTTCTGACCAGAACAGCCGTAACTATCAATACATGCCAAATATGTATGAATCTGTAGGTTATGAAACCTATCAAGAAGTAGATTTCCTACCAAACGGTTCCGAAGCCATGAAACCTGTCGAAGGTACTATTTCAAGAGGCTGGATGCCTTATGACTTTGAGAACACTCTAGAGGGTAAAGACTTGGCACGGGTTGATGTAAGTCCGTTGGATTCCATACAAAAAGAAGAAAATTTGGCCGAAGGTATGCAGCTATACACTATTTATTGTGCTATATGCCATGGTGATAAAGGTAATGGTCAGGGGTGGTTGGTAAAGCAAGAAAAAATTCTTGGGGTTCCTAGTTATGATGACGTGGCGAGAAATATAACGGTTGGCAGTACCTACCATACCATTTATTACGGTTTAAACTCTATGGGTTCTTATGCTTCGCAAATGAATAATGATGAAATGTGGAAGGTTTCGGAGTACGTAATGCAATTGAAACAAGAATTACAAAAATAA
- a CDS encoding DUF3341 domain-containing protein, with amino-acid sequence MASKVIQAFYNDDDVLMHAVKKVKAAKHHIEEVYCPFPVHGLDKAMGLAPTRIAITSFLYGCVGLTVAIVMMNYIMIEDWPQDIGGKPSFSYLENMPAFVPIMFELTVFFAAHLMVITFYLRSRLWPFKKAENPDVRTTDDHFVMEIELHDNENELKELLLNTGAVEISVSEKNSH; translated from the coding sequence ATGGCATCTAAAGTTATACAGGCATTTTATAATGATGACGATGTGTTGATGCATGCCGTTAAAAAGGTAAAGGCCGCTAAACATCACATCGAAGAGGTATATTGCCCCTTTCCTGTACATGGTTTGGACAAGGCAATGGGTTTGGCTCCTACACGAATAGCGATAACTTCCTTTTTGTATGGTTGTGTTGGCCTCACGGTAGCCATTGTAATGATGAATTATATTATGATAGAGGACTGGCCACAGGATATAGGTGGTAAGCCAAGTTTTAGTTACCTGGAAAACATGCCTGCCTTTGTTCCGATTATGTTTGAGCTTACCGTATTCTTTGCAGCTCACTTAATGGTGATTACTTTTTATTTGAGAAGTAGGTTGTGGCCGTTCAAAAAAGCTGAAAATCCAGATGTTAGAACAACGGATGACCATTTTGTAATGGAGATAGAATTGCACGATAATGAAAACGAACTAAAAGAGTTGTTGTTGAATACGGGTGCGGTAGAAATAAGTGTATCAGAAAAAAACAGTCATTGA
- the nrfD gene encoding NrfD/PsrC family molybdoenzyme membrane anchor subunit codes for MASHYEAPIRKPLVIGDKGYHDVTVDIAAPVEGRANKHWWIVFSIALVAFLWGVGCIIYTISTGIGTWGLNKTVNWAWDITNFVWWVGIGHAGTLISAVLLLFRQKWRMAINRSAEAMTIFSVVQAGLFPIIHMGRPWLAYWVLPIPNQFGSLWVNFNSPLLWDVFAISTYLSVSLVFWWTGLLPDFAMIRDRAVKPFQKKIYGLLSFGWSGRAKDWQRFEEVSLVLAGLATPLVLSVHTIVSFDFATSVIPGWHTTIFPPYFVAGAIFSGFAMVNTLLIIMRKVCSLEAYITVQHIELMNIVIMITGSIVGCAYITELFMAWYSGVEYEQYAFLNRATGPYAWAYWAMMTCNVFSPQFMWSKKLRTSIMFSFFISIVVNIGMWFERFVIIVTSLHRDYLPSSWTMFSPTFVDIGIFIGTIGFFFVLFLLYARTFPVIAQAEVKSILKSSGSKYKKLRDAGKPLYTIERKGVVAEKETITDDVLMGEPVPTVGDKVGVNELLSTIGTFDSTTETPDDLKKIKGIGPQMEATLNQIGIYTFAQVGRMTKKEYDLLDSITESFPGRAQRDDWAGQAILLNNKK; via the coding sequence ATGGCGTCGCATTACGAAGCACCTATACGAAAACCCTTAGTTATTGGAGACAAAGGCTACCACGATGTAACCGTGGATATTGCCGCTCCAGTGGAAGGAAGAGCCAATAAGCACTGGTGGATAGTTTTTTCCATCGCCTTGGTCGCTTTTCTTTGGGGAGTAGGTTGTATTATTTATACAATATCCACAGGTATCGGTACTTGGGGATTGAACAAAACGGTCAACTGGGCCTGGGATATCACTAATTTTGTATGGTGGGTGGGTATCGGTCACGCAGGAACATTGATTTCTGCGGTATTGTTATTGTTTCGCCAAAAATGGAGAATGGCCATTAACCGTTCAGCGGAAGCGATGACCATTTTCTCGGTTGTTCAAGCGGGTCTTTTCCCGATTATACACATGGGCCGACCTTGGTTGGCGTATTGGGTATTGCCTATTCCCAATCAATTTGGTTCTTTATGGGTAAACTTTAACTCACCATTGTTATGGGATGTATTTGCGATATCTACATATTTATCGGTTTCTTTGGTATTCTGGTGGACGGGGCTACTGCCTGACTTCGCTATGATTCGTGATAGGGCCGTTAAACCATTTCAGAAAAAAATATATGGACTATTAAGCTTTGGATGGAGCGGTCGTGCCAAAGATTGGCAACGTTTTGAAGAGGTTTCGTTGGTATTGGCCGGTCTGGCCACACCATTGGTGCTTTCTGTACACACCATCGTATCGTTTGACTTTGCTACATCGGTAATACCCGGATGGCACACTACCATATTTCCTCCATATTTTGTTGCTGGGGCAATTTTTTCCGGCTTCGCAATGGTGAATACCCTTCTTATCATCATGCGCAAGGTATGTAGTCTCGAAGCTTATATAACCGTACAGCATATTGAGTTGATGAACATCGTGATTATGATTACGGGCTCAATAGTAGGGTGTGCCTATATAACCGAATTGTTCATGGCATGGTATTCCGGTGTTGAGTATGAGCAATACGCTTTCTTGAACAGGGCGACAGGTCCTTATGCATGGGCTTACTGGGCTATGATGACTTGTAACGTATTTTCCCCGCAGTTCATGTGGTCCAAGAAATTACGGACCAGTATCATGTTTTCTTTCTTTATCTCGATTGTCGTGAATATTGGGATGTGGTTCGAACGATTCGTGATTATCGTAACTTCTTTGCACAGGGATTATTTGCCATCATCTTGGACAATGTTCTCTCCCACTTTTGTGGATATCGGGATTTTTATCGGTACGATAGGCTTTTTCTTTGTATTGTTCCTTTTATATGCAAGAACTTTTCCTGTAATCGCTCAAGCAGAGGTAAAATCGATTTTGAAATCATCGGGCTCAAAGTATAAAAAGCTCCGTGATGCCGGTAAGCCATTGTATACTATAGAAAGAAAAGGCGTAGTTGCTGAAAAAGAAACAATCACAGACGATGTTCTAATGGGCGAACCAGTACCTACGGTTGGCGATAAAGTTGGTGTGAACGAACTTTTAAGTACTATCGGTACTTTTGATTCCACGACCGAGACACCAGACGATTTAAAGAAAATAAAAGGTATCGGTCCGCAGATGGAGGCGACCCTAAACCAAATCGGTATCTACACATTTGCCCAAGTAGGTAGAATGACCAAAAAGGAATATGATTTGTTGGATTCTATAACTGAATCTTTCCCAGGCAGGGCACAACGTGACGATTGGGCAGGTCAAGCAATATTGTTAAATAACAAAAAGTAG
- a CDS encoding TAT-variant-translocated molybdopterin oxidoreductase encodes MASNKKYWKNEAELNPNDSIIETLRQNEFAEAIPVDEFLGDKENLSTGSTNRRDFLKYVGFSTAAATVAACEGPVIKSIPYVVQPDRIVPGVANYYATTIANGFDFASILIKTREGRPIKVENNTDAKINGGANARVQASVLSLYDSKRLQGPTANGEPVEWKVLDATVKAKLASLKNGGKQIALLTQTYASPSTARLMAEFKAAYGNMNHVTYDAIAEDAALNAFEARYGERALADYDFEKADLIVSFGADFLSDWQGGGYDSGYAKGRIPANGKMSRHVQLEANMSLTGANADKRISLTPSQQKIALAKLYGKLNRTNVGGELPDTVDKALDNLVTQIGKNKKRAVVVTGIDDVNAQTVVLAINEMLGSEAFDSKSPKYTRQGNVKALNGLIADMKAGKVGALFMDGVNPMYTLPNASDFAEGMKNVDLSIAFTQANNETAQVSNYAAASNHYLESWGDAEMKKGHFSLMQPTIKELFDTRQFQSCLLQWMGSDKTYYDYIKETWSTFILNGGSWNQALHDGVFKVANEVSVLADPTNVSAADDKEQMDVMASDETTTSAIPIASAIRSLADTPSEGMELTLYPKVGMGDGQQANNPWLQEFPDPITRVSWDNYVTVSKADAQELGFENMNVADGGLNGSYAKITVNGVSVDNVPVIIQPGQAKGSIGLSFGYGKTIGLKEEMQTGVNAYPLYQGFKSVQPVSIEKSAGMHEFACVQLHKTLMGRGDIIKETTLEIFNTKDAREWNEVPVVSLDHQEVPATTVDLWDSFDRSIGHHFNMSIDLNACTGCGACVIACHAENNVPVVGKAEVRKSRDMHWLRIDRYYSSEETFEGDNTKKDEFDGLTGDKGSLGGFGELEDPSVNPQVAFQPVMCQHCNHAPCETVCPVAATSHSRQGQNHMAYNRCVGTRYCANNCPYKVRRFNWFLYNNNDEFDYHMNNDLGKMVINPDVTVRSRGVIEKCSLCIQMTQKTILDAKREGRPVADGEFQTACSSACSSGAIVFGDINDDTSKVAELKESDRMYHLLEHVGTKPNVFYHVKVRNTNEA; translated from the coding sequence ATGGCATCAAACAAGAAATATTGGAAAAACGAAGCGGAATTAAATCCGAACGATTCCATTATTGAGACGCTAAGACAAAATGAGTTTGCGGAAGCTATTCCTGTGGATGAGTTTTTGGGGGATAAGGAAAACCTGTCTACAGGCTCTACCAATCGAAGGGATTTCTTGAAATATGTTGGTTTTAGTACAGCTGCAGCAACGGTCGCTGCTTGTGAGGGCCCGGTTATCAAATCGATCCCTTATGTGGTTCAACCGGATCGTATAGTTCCTGGTGTTGCCAACTATTATGCCACTACGATAGCTAATGGTTTTGATTTTGCCAGTATTTTGATAAAGACCCGTGAGGGTCGGCCAATCAAGGTAGAAAACAATACCGATGCCAAAATAAACGGTGGGGCAAATGCAAGGGTTCAGGCTTCTGTTCTCTCATTGTACGACAGTAAGAGATTGCAAGGCCCTACGGCAAATGGTGAACCGGTGGAGTGGAAAGTGTTGGACGCTACAGTGAAAGCTAAACTGGCTTCGTTGAAAAATGGCGGTAAGCAAATAGCTTTATTAACGCAAACATATGCCAGCCCTTCAACCGCTAGATTGATGGCTGAGTTTAAGGCTGCATATGGTAATATGAACCATGTAACCTACGATGCCATTGCCGAAGATGCTGCATTAAATGCCTTTGAAGCCAGATATGGGGAAAGGGCCTTGGCGGATTATGATTTTGAAAAAGCTGATTTGATTGTGTCCTTCGGTGCGGATTTCCTTTCAGACTGGCAGGGTGGTGGTTACGACAGCGGTTATGCAAAAGGACGGATTCCGGCCAATGGGAAAATGTCAAGACATGTTCAGCTAGAAGCAAACATGTCCTTAACTGGGGCAAATGCTGATAAGCGTATTTCCTTGACGCCTTCACAACAAAAAATCGCTTTAGCGAAATTATACGGTAAACTAAACCGTACCAACGTTGGTGGAGAGCTGCCAGACACCGTTGATAAAGCCTTGGACAACTTGGTGACTCAAATCGGGAAAAATAAAAAACGTGCCGTAGTAGTTACAGGTATAGACGATGTCAATGCTCAGACGGTTGTCTTGGCCATAAACGAAATGCTGGGAAGCGAAGCTTTTGATTCAAAATCCCCAAAATACACAAGACAGGGCAATGTGAAAGCTTTAAACGGTTTAATTGCCGATATGAAAGCTGGGAAAGTTGGTGCTTTGTTTATGGATGGTGTAAATCCCATGTACACTTTACCCAATGCGTCCGACTTTGCCGAGGGTATGAAGAATGTAGATTTGTCTATTGCCTTTACACAAGCGAATAATGAGACTGCTCAAGTTTCTAATTACGCAGCTGCATCCAATCATTATTTAGAATCTTGGGGTGATGCGGAAATGAAGAAAGGACATTTCAGTTTGATGCAGCCTACCATAAAAGAGTTATTTGATACACGTCAATTTCAAAGCTGTCTGTTGCAATGGATGGGCAGTGATAAAACATATTACGATTATATAAAAGAGACTTGGAGTACCTTTATACTTAATGGAGGTAGTTGGAACCAAGCACTACATGACGGTGTATTTAAAGTGGCCAACGAAGTTTCAGTGTTAGCCGACCCGACAAATGTTTCTGCCGCTGATGATAAGGAGCAAATGGATGTGATGGCTTCTGATGAAACAACGACGTCTGCAATTCCAATCGCTTCGGCCATTAGAAGTTTGGCTGACACCCCAAGTGAAGGGATGGAACTTACGCTTTATCCCAAAGTAGGTATGGGAGACGGTCAACAGGCCAATAATCCTTGGTTGCAAGAATTTCCCGATCCTATAACACGGGTCTCTTGGGACAATTATGTTACCGTTTCAAAAGCAGATGCCCAAGAGCTTGGATTTGAAAATATGAACGTTGCCGATGGTGGATTAAATGGAAGCTATGCAAAAATTACGGTCAACGGTGTTAGCGTTGATAATGTTCCGGTAATCATTCAACCCGGCCAGGCCAAAGGTTCGATAGGACTTTCTTTTGGGTATGGTAAAACAATAGGTTTAAAAGAAGAAATGCAGACGGGTGTTAACGCTTATCCTCTATACCAAGGGTTCAAGAGCGTACAACCGGTATCTATAGAGAAATCAGCTGGCATGCATGAATTTGCATGTGTTCAGTTGCATAAAACATTAATGGGTAGGGGTGATATCATAAAAGAGACTACCTTGGAAATCTTTAATACCAAAGATGCTCGAGAATGGAACGAAGTGCCTGTGGTGTCTTTAGATCATCAAGAAGTACCCGCTACAACCGTTGACTTGTGGGATAGTTTTGACCGTTCAATAGGGCATCATTTCAACATGTCAATAGATTTGAACGCATGTACGGGTTGTGGAGCTTGTGTTATCGCATGTCATGCGGAAAATAACGTACCTGTGGTAGGTAAGGCAGAAGTAAGAAAATCAAGGGATATGCACTGGTTGCGTATTGACAGATACTATTCATCGGAAGAAACTTTTGAAGGTGATAATACCAAGAAAGATGAATTTGATGGTCTTACAGGCGATAAAGGTTCTTTAGGGGGATTTGGGGAGTTGGAAGATCCTTCTGTTAACCCTCAAGTGGCCTTTCAACCGGTAATGTGCCAGCATTGTAATCATGCGCCTTGTGAAACGGTTTGTCCTGTTGCGGCAACATCACACAGTCGCCAAGGTCAAAACCATATGGCATACAATAGATGTGTTGGAACAAGATATTGTGCCAACAACTGCCCGTACAAAGTACGTAGGTTCAATTGGTTCCTATACAATAATAATGATGAGTTTGATTACCATATGAACAATGATCTGGGTAAGATGGTCATCAACCCCGATGTAACCGTGCGTTCCAGAGGGGTAATAGAGAAATGTTCTTTATGTATACAAATGACCCAAAAAACTATTTTGGATGCGAAGAGAGAAGGCCGTCCTGTTGCAGATGGTGAGTTTCAAACGGCTTGTTCATCGGCATGTAGCAGTGGAGCAATTGTTTTTGGGGATATCAACGATGATACGAGCAAGGTTGCTGAATTAAAGGAAAGTGACCGTATGTATCATTTGTTGGAGCATGTGGGTACAAAACCTAACGTATTCTACCATGTGAAAGTGAGAAACACCAACGAAGCATAA
- a CDS encoding cytochrome c3 family protein, which translates to MKKVSYRNQISKILSISLVVFLLFSVSMFAQEETPAEGEQTEASVGDAAKGKSLFNQNCAACHALNRKMTGPALANVETRLYEEEGLDKEWLYKWIRNSAGMIASGDAYAIKIYNEYNQAAMTAFPTLSNADIDDILAYTAAPPPAAPPPPPGAVAEGVPSGGGSGISNEVILGALVLVFGLLVVMLFLVNNTLRRIAEANGVVVEKEKAEKRTPIWKAFVQNQFLVLVSVVFLLLGSAYFAYGWMMQVGVDQGYAPIQPIHYSHKIHAGVNKIECKYCHSSARVSKHSGIPSLNVCMNCHKSIYEYKGTAEGPSQEDLANGYTNEFYTNEIKKLYKAVGWDEENQKYTGESQPVEWVRIHNLPDLAYFNHSQHVSVAGIECQTCHGPVEEMEIMYQYSPLTMGWCINCHRETNVKVEGNEYYAKIHDELSKKYGVDKLTAAQMGGLECGKCHY; encoded by the coding sequence ATGAAAAAGGTTTCTTACCGCAATCAAATCTCTAAAATTTTAAGTATCAGCTTAGTAGTATTCCTACTTTTTTCTGTTTCTATGTTTGCTCAAGAGGAAACACCTGCTGAGGGTGAGCAGACAGAAGCTTCTGTTGGTGATGCCGCTAAAGGAAAATCTCTTTTTAACCAAAACTGTGCAGCTTGTCATGCGCTTAATCGTAAAATGACTGGGCCTGCATTGGCAAATGTGGAAACGAGATTGTATGAAGAGGAAGGTTTGGATAAGGAATGGTTGTACAAATGGATTAGGAACAGTGCCGGAATGATCGCTTCTGGTGATGCTTATGCCATCAAGATCTACAACGAATACAACCAAGCGGCGATGACCGCGTTTCCTACGTTGTCCAATGCGGATATTGATGATATTTTGGCCTACACGGCCGCACCGCCACCGGCTGCGCCACCACCACCTCCAGGTGCTGTGGCTGAGGGTGTGCCTTCTGGTGGAGGTTCAGGAATTTCAAACGAAGTGATTTTAGGCGCATTGGTGCTTGTTTTTGGCTTGTTGGTTGTAATGTTATTCTTGGTGAACAATACGTTGCGAAGAATTGCCGAAGCCAATGGCGTCGTTGTCGAAAAAGAAAAGGCTGAAAAACGTACCCCTATTTGGAAGGCATTTGTACAGAATCAATTTTTGGTTTTGGTATCGGTTGTTTTCTTGTTGTTGGGTAGTGCATATTTCGCTTACGGTTGGATGATGCAGGTAGGGGTAGACCAGGGGTATGCACCCATACAGCCTATTCACTATTCCCATAAAATACATGCGGGTGTCAATAAAATTGAGTGTAAGTATTGCCATTCTTCCGCAAGGGTTTCAAAGCATTCGGGTATCCCATCGTTAAACGTTTGTATGAATTGTCATAAATCCATTTACGAGTATAAGGGAACAGCCGAAGGTCCCAGTCAAGAAGATTTGGCCAACGGGTATACCAATGAATTCTACACGAACGAAATAAAGAAATTATACAAAGCTGTTGGTTGGGACGAAGAGAACCAAAAATACACAGGGGAATCACAGCCGGTGGAATGGGTAAGAATCCATAATTTACCTGATTTGGCTTATTTTAACCACTCCCAGCACGTTTCTGTTGCAGGAATTGAATGTCAGACCTGTCACGGACCGGTAGAGGAAATGGAAATCATGTATCAATATTCTCCGTTGACCATGGGTTGGTGTATCAACTGCCATAGAGAGACAAATGTAAAAGTCGAGGGTAACGAATACTACGCCAAAATTCATGATGAACTTTCCAAAAAATATGGCGTTGATAAATTAACGGCCGCACAAATGGGTGGTCTTGAATGTGGAAAGTGCCACTATTAA
- a CDS encoding SPOR domain-containing protein, whose product MKTLVFPLVFVGFFCFGSAQKGQIHIEQDEKIDELIEIYKSTNEDDGFYTIQVGFGSLQKAQRIKNNVDTDFPGWNSKIKFETPSYRVRVGKFKTKLEAERKFNELRKKYPEAMLLNPEKK is encoded by the coding sequence ATGAAAACATTAGTCTTTCCGTTGGTTTTTGTTGGTTTTTTCTGTTTTGGAAGTGCCCAAAAGGGTCAAATACATATTGAACAAGATGAAAAAATTGATGAGTTAATAGAAATTTACAAGTCCACTAACGAAGATGATGGTTTTTACACGATTCAAGTTGGCTTTGGGTCGTTACAAAAAGCACAGCGCATCAAAAATAATGTAGATACAGATTTTCCCGGTTGGAACTCAAAGATAAAATTTGAAACACCCAGTTACCGGGTTCGTGTGGGGAAATTCAAAACCAAACTTGAGGCTGAACGAAAATTTAACGAGCTTAGAAAAAAATATCCTGAAGCCATGCTTCTTAATCCAGAAAAAAAATAG